The Pseudomonas parafulva genome window below encodes:
- the aceE gene encoding pyruvate dehydrogenase (acetyl-transferring), homodimeric type, whose product MQDLDPIETQEWLDALESVLDKEGEDRAHYLMTRMGELATRSGSQLPYAITTPYRNTIPVTHEARMPGDLFMERRIRSMVRWNALAMVMRTNLKDSDLGGHISSFASSATLYDIGFNYFFQAPTEEHGGDLIFFQGHASPGIYARAFLEGRINEDQMNNFRQEVDGNGLSSYPHPWLMPDFWQFPTVSMGLGPIQAIYQARFMKYLEARGYIPAGKQKVWCFMGDGECDEPESLGAISLAGREKLDNLIFVINCNLQRLDGPVRGNGKIIQELEGVFRGGGWNVNKVVWGRFWDPLLAKDTNGALQRRMDEVIDGEYQNYKAKDGAYVREHFFNTPELKAMVEDLSDDEIWKLNRGGHDPYKVYAAYHQAVNHKEQPTVILAKTIKGYGTGAGEAKNTAHNTKKVDVDSLRKFRDRFDIPVKDAELENLPFFKPEEGSAEAKYLAERRAALGGFVPQRRAKSFSVPTPPLETLKAILDGSGDREISTTMAFVRILAQLVKDKEIGQRIVPIIPDEARTFGMEGMFRQLGIYSSVGQLYEPVDKDQVMFYREDKKGQILEEGINEAGAMSSFIAAGTSYSCHNQPMLPFYIFYSMFGFQRIGDLAWAAGDSRTRGFLIGGTAGRTTLNGEGLQHEDGHSHMMAGTIPNCRTYDPTYGYELAVIIQDGMKKMTEEQQDIFYYITVMNESYQQPAIPAGAEEGIIKGMYLLEEDTRDAAHHVQLMGSGTILREVREAAKILREEFNVGADVWSVTSFNELRRDGLAVERANRLKPGQKPQQTYVEQCLSGRKGPVIASTDYMKLFAEQIRQWVPSKEFKVLGTDGYGRSDSRKKLRHFFEVDRHFVVLAALEALADRGEIEPKVVADAIVKFGIDPDKRNPLDC is encoded by the coding sequence ATGCAAGACCTCGATCCTATCGAAACCCAGGAATGGCTGGATGCCCTGGAGTCGGTCCTCGACAAAGAAGGCGAAGACCGCGCTCATTACCTGATGACCCGTATGGGCGAGCTGGCCACCCGCAGTGGTTCGCAGCTGCCCTATGCCATCACCACGCCATACCGCAATACCATCCCTGTCACCCACGAAGCACGCATGCCTGGCGACCTGTTCATGGAACGCCGCATTCGCTCGATGGTACGTTGGAACGCTCTGGCCATGGTCATGCGTACCAACCTGAAGGATTCGGACCTGGGCGGACACATCTCGAGCTTCGCCTCCAGCGCCACCCTGTACGACATCGGCTTCAACTACTTCTTCCAGGCCCCGACCGAAGAACACGGCGGCGACCTGATCTTCTTCCAGGGCCATGCCTCCCCCGGCATCTACGCCCGCGCCTTCCTCGAAGGTCGCATCAACGAAGACCAGATGAACAACTTCCGCCAGGAAGTGGACGGCAATGGCCTGTCCTCCTACCCGCACCCCTGGCTGATGCCTGACTTCTGGCAGTTCCCGACCGTATCCATGGGTCTGGGTCCGATCCAGGCCATCTACCAGGCACGTTTCATGAAGTACCTGGAAGCCCGTGGCTACATTCCTGCCGGCAAGCAGAAAGTCTGGTGCTTCATGGGCGACGGCGAGTGCGACGAGCCGGAATCCCTGGGCGCGATCTCCCTGGCCGGCCGCGAGAAGCTGGACAACCTGATCTTCGTCATCAACTGCAACCTGCAGCGCCTCGACGGCCCTGTGCGCGGCAACGGCAAGATCATCCAGGAACTCGAAGGCGTGTTCCGTGGCGGTGGTTGGAACGTCAACAAGGTGGTCTGGGGCCGTTTCTGGGACCCACTGCTGGCCAAGGACACCAACGGTGCCCTGCAGCGCCGCATGGACGAAGTCATCGACGGCGAATACCAGAACTACAAGGCCAAAGACGGCGCCTACGTGCGCGAGCACTTCTTCAACACCCCAGAGCTCAAGGCCATGGTCGAAGACCTGTCCGACGACGAGATCTGGAAGCTCAACCGTGGCGGCCACGACCCGTACAAGGTGTATGCGGCCTACCACCAGGCGGTGAACCACAAGGAACAGCCGACCGTCATCCTGGCCAAGACCATCAAGGGTTATGGCACCGGTGCTGGCGAAGCCAAGAACACCGCGCACAACACCAAGAAGGTCGACGTCGACAGCCTGCGCAAATTCCGCGACCGCTTCGACATCCCGGTCAAGGACGCCGAGCTCGAGAACCTGCCGTTCTTCAAGCCTGAGGAAGGTTCTGCCGAAGCCAAGTACCTGGCCGAGCGTCGCGCCGCCCTGGGTGGCTTCGTGCCGCAGCGTCGCGCCAAGAGCTTCAGCGTGCCGACCCCGCCACTGGAAACGCTCAAAGCGATCCTGGACGGCTCGGGCGACCGCGAAATCTCCACCACCATGGCCTTCGTGCGTATTCTGGCGCAGCTGGTCAAGGACAAGGAAATCGGCCAGCGCATCGTGCCGATCATCCCGGACGAAGCCCGTACCTTCGGTATGGAAGGCATGTTCCGTCAGCTGGGCATCTACTCCTCGGTCGGTCAGCTCTACGAGCCTGTCGATAAAGACCAGGTGATGTTCTACCGCGAGGACAAGAAGGGCCAGATCCTCGAGGAAGGCATCAACGAAGCCGGCGCCATGTCGTCGTTCATCGCGGCCGGTACCTCGTACAGCTGCCACAACCAGCCGATGCTGCCGTTCTACATCTTCTACTCGATGTTCGGCTTCCAGCGTATCGGCGACCTGGCCTGGGCCGCTGGCGACAGCCGCACCCGTGGCTTCCTGATCGGCGGTACCGCCGGCCGTACCACCCTCAACGGTGAAGGCCTGCAGCACGAAGACGGTCACAGCCACATGATGGCGGGCACCATCCCGAACTGCCGCACCTACGATCCGACCTACGGCTACGAGCTGGCGGTGATCATCCAGGACGGCATGAAGAAGATGACCGAAGAGCAACAGGACATCTTCTACTACATCACCGTGATGAACGAATCCTACCAGCAGCCTGCCATTCCGGCCGGTGCCGAGGAAGGCATCATCAAGGGCATGTACCTGCTCGAAGAAGACACCCGCGACGCCGCACACCACGTGCAGCTGATGGGCTCGGGCACCATCCTGCGCGAAGTGCGCGAGGCAGCGAAGATCCTGCGTGAAGAGTTCAACGTCGGTGCCGACGTGTGGAGCGTCACCAGCTTCAACGAACTGCGTCGCGACGGCCTGGCCGTGGAACGCGCCAACCGCCTCAAGCCTGGCCAGAAGCCACAGCAGACCTACGTCGAGCAGTGCCTGAGCGGCCGCAAAGGGCCGGTCATCGCCTCCACCGACTACATGAAGCTGTTCGCCGAGCAGATCCGCCAGTGGGTGCCGAGCAAAGAGTTCAAGGTCCTGGGTACCGACGGTTACGGTCGCAGCGACAGCCGCAAGAAGCTGCGTCACTTCTTCGAAGTCGACCGCCACTTCGTGGTGCTGGCTGCCCTGGAAGCCCTGGCTGACCGCGGCGAGATCGAACCCAAGGTTGTGGCTGACGCCATCGTCAAGTTCGGCATCGATCCGGACAAGCGCAACCCACTGGACTGCTGA
- the aceF gene encoding dihydrolipoyllysine-residue acetyltransferase — protein sequence MSELIRVPDIGSGEGEIIELFVKVGDRIEADQSLLTLESDKASMEIPAPKAGVVKELKVKLGDRLKEGDELLVLEAEGAAAAPEAAAAEEKPAAAPAAAEKPAEQAAPAPAAAPAAASVQDIHVPDIGSSGKAKIIEVLVKAGDTVEADQSLITLESDKASMEIPSPAAGVVKEVIAKLDDEVGTGDLILKLEVAGAAPAAAAAPAEAPAAAKTEAAPAAAPAPAAAQAAAPAPAASAPAAASNAKVHAGPAVRQLAREFGVELGAVSPTGPHGRILKEDVQVYVKAMMQKAKEAPAAGGATGGAGIPPIPVVDFSKFGEVEEVALTRLMQVGAANLHRSWLNVPHVTQFDSADITELEAFRVAQKAVAEKAGVKLTVLPLLLKACAHLLKELPDFNSSLAPSGKAIIRKKYVNVGFAVDTPDGLLVPVIKNVDQKSLLQLAGEAAALAEKARNKKLSSDDMQGACFTISSLGHIGGTGFTPIVNAPEVAILGVSKATIQPVWDGKAFQPKLMLPLSLSYDHRVINGAAAARFTKRLSDLLADIRTLLL from the coding sequence GTGAGCGAACTCATTCGCGTACCTGACATCGGCAGCGGTGAAGGTGAAATCATCGAGCTGTTCGTCAAGGTCGGCGACCGCATCGAGGCCGACCAGAGCCTGCTGACCCTGGAGTCGGACAAGGCCTCCATGGAAATTCCAGCTCCCAAGGCTGGCGTGGTCAAGGAACTGAAGGTCAAGCTGGGCGACCGCCTGAAAGAAGGCGACGAACTGCTGGTGCTGGAAGCCGAGGGCGCCGCTGCGGCGCCTGAGGCGGCCGCCGCCGAAGAAAAACCCGCAGCCGCCCCCGCAGCTGCCGAGAAGCCGGCCGAACAGGCCGCTCCAGCGCCGGCGGCTGCCCCTGCGGCAGCCAGCGTGCAGGACATCCACGTGCCGGACATCGGCTCGTCGGGCAAGGCCAAGATCATCGAAGTGCTGGTCAAGGCGGGCGATACCGTCGAAGCCGACCAGTCGCTGATCACCCTGGAGTCGGACAAAGCGTCCATGGAGATCCCTTCCCCCGCCGCTGGCGTGGTCAAGGAAGTGATCGCCAAGCTGGACGACGAAGTCGGCACCGGTGACCTGATCCTCAAGCTGGAAGTGGCCGGTGCTGCGCCGGCAGCCGCTGCGGCCCCGGCCGAAGCACCCGCTGCCGCCAAGACCGAAGCCGCCCCAGCCGCAGCGCCCGCGCCGGCCGCTGCCCAAGCGGCGGCACCTGCGCCGGCTGCCAGCGCACCTGCCGCTGCCAGCAACGCCAAGGTCCACGCCGGCCCGGCCGTGCGTCAGTTGGCCCGTGAATTCGGTGTCGAGCTGGGCGCCGTCAGCCCGACCGGCCCGCACGGCCGCATCCTCAAGGAAGACGTGCAGGTCTACGTCAAGGCGATGATGCAGAAAGCCAAGGAAGCGCCTGCCGCAGGCGGCGCGACCGGCGGTGCTGGCATCCCGCCGATCCCGGTCGTGGACTTCAGCAAGTTCGGCGAAGTCGAAGAAGTCGCCCTGACCCGTCTGATGCAGGTCGGCGCCGCCAACCTGCACCGCAGCTGGCTGAACGTGCCCCACGTGACCCAGTTCGATTCGGCCGACATCACCGAGCTGGAAGCCTTCCGCGTTGCGCAGAAGGCCGTGGCGGAAAAGGCCGGCGTCAAGCTGACCGTTCTGCCGCTGCTGCTCAAGGCGTGCGCCCACTTGCTCAAGGAGCTGCCGGACTTCAACAGTTCGCTGGCGCCGAGCGGCAAGGCCATCATCCGCAAGAAGTACGTCAACGTCGGCTTCGCCGTGGACACCCCGGACGGCCTGCTGGTCCCGGTGATCAAGAACGTCGACCAGAAGAGCCTGCTGCAACTGGCTGGCGAAGCGGCCGCACTGGCCGAGAAGGCGCGCAACAAGAAGCTGTCGTCCGACGACATGCAAGGCGCCTGCTTCACCATCTCCAGCCTCGGTCACATTGGCGGCACCGGCTTCACGCCGATCGTCAATGCACCGGAAGTGGCGATTCTCGGCGTCTCCAAGGCCACCATCCAGCCGGTCTGGGACGGCAAGGCCTTCCAGCCCAAGCTGATGCTGCCGCTGTCGCTGTCCTACGATCACCGGGTGATCAACGGTGCCGCCGCCGCGCGCTTCACCAAGCGCCTGAGCGACCTGCTGGCGGACATCCGCACCCTGCTGCTGTAA
- a CDS encoding GGDEF and EAL domain-containing protein, giving the protein MNSQPDVASCVAAEVVTQLPVPSRLGMLRYERLNEASWAMLYLDPACDRQFGLPAAELCALVGSPYASLMEPEARYQLHDEIQRQLARRKHYRVRYTLHGARGPLRVLEAGEAYAQHNRQLLRGYLTVLDDQVEDLSTQDANALESRNSHLQLALQLNQRAQQEQLEHLERVRAQQDLILRLARQRYSASNSLLEAAELITRSACEIYRLDCASIWYLNEQRLEPITAWYQGEQAHRLPQPIDASHYPDYLEALHASRAIDAHNASHDPRTRDLVQGLSNTLDNAMLDASIRVDGQVVGVLCLEQTGQPRAWQSDEIAFAGELADQFAQVITNHNRRTATSALHLFQRAVEQSASAFLLVNRDGVVEYVNPSFTAITQYSTEEVQGHHLAELPALENLSHLIFDPPSSLAAGNSWQGEFKSRRKSLEPYWGQLSISRVYGDNRELTHYIGIYEDVTQNKLAQQRIERLAYTDNLTSLGNRPAFIRSLDERFAREGSIPICLLLVDIDNFKRINDSLGHQTGDKLLISLARRLRNSLNSGGSLARFASNEFAVLLDDTSLEDGQAVALQLLRTLDKPMFVDNQLINVTASVGLACAPLHGADPQTLMKNAGLALHKAKANGKHQVQIFTEVLNAEASYKLFVENNLRRALTQNELEVFYQPKLCLRTGRLLGLEALLRWNHPERGMIRPDQFISVAEETGLIIPIGKWVVRQSCRMSQELREAGLGNLHVAINLSPKQFSDPELVSSIGTILKEEALPSHLLELELTEGLLLEATEDTRRQLDELKQLGLTLAMDDFGTGYSSLSYLKKFPIDIIKIDRSFISEIPANQDDMEITSAVVAMAHNLKLKVVAEGIETSEQLAFLRRHRCDVGQGYLFDRPIPGRELVDKLKRYPRGPVA; this is encoded by the coding sequence ATGAATAGCCAACCCGATGTCGCCAGCTGTGTGGCGGCCGAGGTCGTGACGCAGTTACCCGTGCCTTCGCGGCTCGGCATGCTGCGTTACGAGCGGCTGAACGAAGCGAGCTGGGCGATGCTGTACCTGGATCCGGCCTGCGACCGCCAGTTCGGCCTGCCCGCCGCCGAGCTCTGCGCGCTGGTCGGCTCGCCCTACGCCAGCCTCATGGAACCCGAGGCGCGTTATCAGTTGCACGACGAGATCCAGCGCCAACTGGCCCGGCGCAAGCACTACCGGGTGCGCTACACCTTGCACGGCGCTCGCGGTCCACTGCGCGTGCTCGAAGCCGGCGAAGCCTATGCCCAGCACAACCGTCAATTGCTGCGCGGCTACCTGACGGTGCTCGACGATCAGGTCGAAGACCTCTCGACCCAGGATGCCAACGCTCTGGAGTCGCGCAACAGCCACCTGCAATTGGCCCTGCAGCTCAACCAGCGCGCCCAGCAGGAACAACTCGAACACCTGGAGCGGGTCCGTGCCCAGCAGGACCTGATCCTGCGCCTGGCGCGCCAGCGCTACAGTGCCAGCAACTCGCTGCTCGAAGCCGCCGAGCTGATCACCCGCAGTGCCTGCGAGATCTATCGACTCGACTGCGCGAGCATCTGGTACCTCAACGAACAGCGCCTGGAACCCATCACCGCCTGGTATCAGGGCGAACAGGCCCACCGCCTGCCGCAGCCGATCGACGCCAGCCATTACCCCGACTACCTCGAGGCGCTGCACGCCAGCCGCGCCATCGACGCGCACAACGCCAGTCACGACCCGCGCACACGCGATCTGGTGCAAGGCCTGTCGAACACCCTCGACAACGCCATGCTCGATGCCAGCATCCGTGTCGACGGTCAGGTGGTCGGCGTGCTGTGCCTGGAGCAGACCGGCCAGCCGCGCGCCTGGCAATCCGACGAGATCGCCTTCGCCGGCGAGCTGGCCGATCAGTTCGCCCAGGTCATCACCAACCACAACCGGCGCACCGCCACCAGTGCCTTGCACCTGTTCCAGCGCGCGGTGGAACAGAGCGCCAGTGCCTTCCTGCTGGTCAACCGCGACGGCGTGGTGGAGTACGTCAACCCCAGCTTCACCGCCATCACCCAGTACAGCACCGAGGAAGTCCAAGGCCATCACTTGGCCGAACTGCCGGCGCTGGAGAACCTCAGCCACCTGATCTTCGACCCACCCTCCAGCCTGGCTGCCGGCAACAGTTGGCAGGGTGAGTTCAAGAGCCGGCGCAAGAGCCTGGAGCCCTACTGGGGACAACTGTCGATTTCCAGGGTGTACGGCGACAACCGCGAGCTGACCCACTACATCGGCATCTACGAGGACGTCACCCAGAACAAGCTCGCCCAGCAGCGCATCGAGCGGCTGGCCTATACCGACAACCTCACCAGCCTCGGTAACCGCCCAGCGTTCATCCGCAGCCTCGACGAACGCTTCGCCCGCGAGGGCAGCATTCCCATCTGCCTGCTGCTGGTGGACATCGACAACTTCAAGCGCATCAACGACAGCCTCGGCCATCAGACCGGCGACAAGCTGCTGATCAGCCTCGCCCGACGCCTGCGCAACAGTTTGAACAGTGGTGGCAGCCTGGCGCGCTTCGCCAGCAACGAGTTCGCCGTGCTGCTCGACGACACCAGCCTGGAAGACGGTCAGGCCGTGGCGCTGCAACTGCTGCGCACCCTCGACAAACCGATGTTCGTCGACAACCAGTTGATCAACGTCACCGCCTCCGTGGGCCTGGCCTGCGCACCGCTGCACGGCGCCGACCCGCAGACCCTGATGAAGAACGCCGGCCTGGCGCTGCACAAGGCCAAGGCCAACGGCAAGCATCAGGTGCAGATCTTCACCGAAGTGCTGAACGCCGAGGCCAGCTACAAGCTGTTCGTGGAGAACAACCTGCGCCGCGCGCTGACCCAGAACGAGCTGGAGGTGTTCTACCAGCCCAAGCTGTGCCTGCGCACCGGGCGTCTGCTGGGGCTCGAAGCGTTGCTGCGCTGGAACCACCCGGAACGCGGCATGATCCGCCCGGACCAGTTCATCAGCGTGGCCGAGGAAACCGGACTGATCATCCCCATCGGCAAGTGGGTGGTGCGCCAGTCCTGCCGCATGAGCCAGGAGCTGCGCGAGGCCGGGTTGGGCAACCTGCACGTGGCGATCAACCTGTCGCCCAAGCAGTTCTCCGATCCCGAGCTGGTCAGCTCGATTGGCACCATCCTCAAGGAAGAAGCCCTGCCCTCGCACCTGCTGGAGCTGGAGTTGACCGAAGGGCTGCTGCTGGAGGCCACCGAGGACACGCGGCGCCAGTTGGACGAACTCAAGCAGTTGGGGCTGACCCTGGCCATGGATGACTTCGGCACCGGTTACTCGTCGCTGAGCTACCTGAAGAAGTTTCCCATCGACATCATCAAGATCGATCGCAGCTTCATCAGCGAGATTCCGGCCAACCAGGACGACATGGAGATCACCTCGGCGGTGGTGGCCATGGCCCACAACCTCAAGCTCAAGGTGGTCGCCGAAGGCATCGAGACGTCCGAGCAACTGGCCTTCCTGCGTCGCCACCGGTGCGATGTCGGCCAGGGCTACCTGTTCGACCGGCCGATCCCCGGCCGCGAGCTGGTCGACAAGCTCAAGCGCTACCCACGCGGTCCGGTGGCCTGA
- the msrA gene encoding peptide-methionine (S)-S-oxide reductase MsrA, whose translation MVLRSEILVNKNVLPTAEQALPGRETPMALPEFHYVFEGTPLLGPFFQDVDFAIFGLGCFWGAERRFWQRDGVVSTVVGYAGGFTPNPTYEEVCSGLTGHTEVVLVVFDKDKVSYRELLAMFWELHNPTQGMRQGNDVGTQYRSAIFCTSPEQLEQAKASREAFQAELDKAGFGQITTEIEQAPTVYFAEAYHQQYLAKNPEGYCGIGGTGVCLPPSLQGN comes from the coding sequence ATGGTCCTGCGCTCGGAAATCCTGGTGAACAAAAACGTCCTGCCCACCGCCGAACAGGCCCTTCCCGGCCGTGAAACGCCGATGGCGCTGCCTGAGTTCCACTACGTGTTCGAAGGCACGCCGCTGCTCGGCCCGTTCTTCCAGGACGTCGACTTCGCGATCTTCGGCCTGGGCTGTTTCTGGGGCGCGGAGCGGCGCTTCTGGCAGCGCGACGGCGTGGTCAGCACGGTGGTCGGCTATGCCGGCGGTTTCACCCCCAACCCCACCTACGAAGAAGTATGCTCGGGCCTGACCGGCCACACCGAGGTGGTGCTGGTGGTGTTCGACAAGGACAAGGTCAGCTACCGCGAACTGCTGGCGATGTTCTGGGAGTTGCACAACCCAACCCAGGGTATGCGCCAGGGCAACGACGTCGGCACCCAGTACCGCTCGGCGATCTTCTGCACCTCGCCCGAACAACTGGAGCAGGCCAAGGCCAGCCGTGAAGCGTTCCAGGCCGAGCTGGACAAGGCCGGTTTCGGCCAGATCACCACCGAGATCGAGCAGGCGCCGACGGTCTACTTCGCCGAGGCCTATCACCAGCAGTACCTGGCCAAGAATCCGGAAGGGTACTGCGGCATCGGCGGCACGGGCGTCTGCCTGCCACCCAGCCTGCAAGGCAACTGA
- a CDS encoding glutathione S-transferase, producing MVLFHSPLSPFVRKVMLVLHETGQLSRVTLQAVNISPVNGDAQLDQDNPIGKIPALRLADGTVLHDSRVICEYLDTQHVGQPLIPREGSARWRRLTLASQADAILDAAVSSRYESFLRPEDKRWDGWLQAQSQKIRRSLANLEQQHLAEIASGFDIVAIGVACALGYLDLRQPAFGWREQQPGLAAWYAEVSQRPSLLATVPVA from the coding sequence ATGGTGCTGTTTCATTCGCCGCTATCGCCGTTCGTGCGCAAGGTCATGCTGGTGCTGCACGAAACCGGGCAGTTGTCGCGCGTGACCTTGCAGGCGGTCAACATCAGCCCGGTCAATGGCGATGCGCAACTCGACCAGGACAACCCGATCGGCAAGATCCCGGCCCTGCGCCTGGCCGACGGCACGGTGCTGCACGACAGCCGGGTGATCTGCGAATACCTCGACACCCAGCACGTCGGCCAGCCACTGATTCCGCGCGAGGGCTCGGCACGCTGGCGGCGCCTGACCCTGGCGTCACAGGCCGATGCGATCCTCGACGCGGCGGTGTCGAGCCGCTACGAAAGCTTCCTGCGTCCCGAAGACAAACGCTGGGACGGCTGGTTGCAGGCACAATCGCAGAAGATCCGTCGCAGCCTGGCGAACCTGGAACAGCAGCACCTGGCGGAAATCGCCTCGGGCTTCGACATCGTCGCCATCGGCGTGGCCTGTGCACTGGGTTATCTGGACCTGCGCCAGCCTGCGTTCGGCTGGCGCGAGCAACAGCCAGGGCTGGCGGCCTGGTATGCCGAGGTGAGCCAGCGACCCTCGCTGCTGGCTACCGTGCCGGTGGCCTGA
- the creD gene encoding cell envelope integrity protein CreD: MNKTLGFKLGLIGVLMLLLLIPLLMIGNLIDERQNLRDSVLQDIAQRSSFDQQISGPLLVVPYRKLQRRWIEKDGKRVEETSSIAGHLYFLPETFDVQSQVDTELRARGIYQARLFHAKNQIGGRFKLPARWGIEKDFDDYRFDTPFVAVGVSDIRGIEHATEFSFDGQRLPFEAGTGLDWMSGGLHVALPQLDGEQARAFDYGFDLGLQGTGQLQVLPVGRSSRVQMHANWPHPSFVGSYLPASRDIDANGFTAHWQTSIFATNLEDALRQCAESDKCAAFSERTFGVSFVDPVDQYLKSERAIKYALLFIALTFAGFFLFEVLKNLSVHPVQYVLVGVALALFYLLLLSLSEHLGFALAYALSAAACVLLIGFYLSHVLHSLARGIGFAAGLAALYGLLYGLLSAEDYALLMGSLLCFGLLGVFMVLTRRLDWSRVGRGA, encoded by the coding sequence ATGAACAAGACCCTCGGTTTCAAGCTCGGCCTGATCGGCGTGCTGATGCTGTTGTTGCTCATTCCCCTGCTGATGATCGGCAACCTGATCGACGAGCGCCAGAACCTGCGCGATAGCGTGTTGCAGGACATCGCCCAGCGCTCGAGCTTCGACCAGCAGATCAGCGGCCCGCTGCTGGTGGTGCCCTATCGCAAGTTGCAGCGGCGCTGGATCGAGAAGGACGGCAAGCGCGTCGAGGAAACCAGCTCCATCGCCGGTCACCTGTATTTCCTGCCGGAAACCTTCGACGTGCAGAGCCAGGTGGACACCGAGCTGCGCGCTCGCGGGATCTATCAGGCGCGGCTGTTTCATGCCAAGAACCAGATCGGCGGGCGCTTCAAGCTGCCCGCGCGCTGGGGCATCGAGAAAGACTTCGACGACTACCGTTTCGACACCCCGTTCGTGGCGGTGGGCGTCAGCGATATCCGCGGTATTGAGCACGCCACCGAGTTCAGCTTCGACGGCCAGCGCCTGCCGTTCGAGGCCGGGACCGGTCTGGACTGGATGAGCGGCGGCCTGCATGTCGCCCTGCCGCAGCTCGACGGTGAGCAGGCCCGCGCGTTCGACTATGGTTTCGACCTCGGCCTGCAGGGCACCGGGCAACTGCAGGTGCTGCCCGTGGGCCGCAGCAGCCGGGTGCAGATGCACGCCAACTGGCCGCACCCCAGCTTCGTCGGCAGCTACCTGCCGGCCAGCCGCGACATCGACGCCAACGGCTTCACCGCGCACTGGCAGACCTCGATTTTCGCCACCAACCTGGAAGACGCCTTGCGCCAGTGTGCCGAGTCCGACAAATGCGCAGCGTTCAGCGAGCGCACCTTCGGCGTGAGCTTCGTCGACCCGGTGGACCAGTACCTCAAGAGCGAGCGGGCGATCAAGTACGCGCTGCTGTTCATCGCCCTGACCTTTGCCGGCTTCTTCCTGTTCGAGGTACTCAAGAACCTCAGCGTGCACCCGGTGCAATACGTGCTGGTGGGGGTGGCGCTGGCGCTGTTCTACCTGCTGCTGCTGTCGTTGTCGGAGCACCTGGGCTTTGCCCTGGCGTATGCGCTGTCGGCGGCGGCCTGCGTGCTGTTGATCGGCTTCTACCTGAGTCATGTGCTGCACAGCCTCGCCCGCGGGATCGGCTTCGCGGCCGGGCTGGCGGCGCTGTACGGGCTGCTTTATGGCCTGCTCAGCGCTGAGGACTATGCGCTGCTGATGGGCTCGCTGCTGTGCTTCGGTCTGCTGGGCGTATTCATGGTGCTGACCCGCCGGCTGGACTGGTCGCGGGTGGGGAGGGGCGCATGA